In one Deinococcus multiflagellatus genomic region, the following are encoded:
- a CDS encoding sensor histidine kinase, with translation MRLFPRLLLNHLAVMAVLSVVLLVAAELAAHPFIQHHVNEMVQLLGDAGAAMRGDLNEGMRATLTRALLSALPPALLVAAVTAWVAARRVTASVRTLQAGSAALARGEYRRRLPEGGQDELAELAHSFNTMASTLASVEQSRVELIGNVAHELRAPVAAVRGYVEAAQDGVMAHDQALSAIQRELAGLERLAGDLSLVSRVEAGQVELTLQDVLVAALLAQVQDRYALAFEDKGVTLQVDAGRAGLQVRADPARSAQILANLLSNALRHTAPGGAVRVGAQDAGGGVRLVVQDTGTGIAPEHLHRVFERFFRADAARTRGEGSGVGLTVARGLTRAMGGELSVTSTPGVGSVFQVELPASRDRLDPPAFTET, from the coding sequence ATGCGCCTGTTTCCCCGACTGCTGCTCAACCACCTGGCCGTGATGGCGGTGCTCAGCGTGGTGCTGCTGGTGGCCGCAGAACTGGCGGCGCATCCGTTCATTCAGCACCACGTCAACGAGATGGTGCAGCTGCTGGGGGACGCGGGGGCCGCCATGCGCGGCGACTTGAACGAGGGCATGCGCGCCACCCTGACCCGCGCGCTGCTCAGTGCCCTGCCGCCCGCGCTGCTGGTGGCGGCCGTGACTGCGTGGGTGGCCGCGCGCCGGGTGACGGCGTCGGTGCGCACCCTGCAGGCGGGCAGCGCTGCCCTGGCCCGGGGGGAGTACCGCCGCCGGCTGCCGGAAGGCGGGCAGGATGAACTGGCGGAGCTCGCGCACAGCTTCAACACCATGGCCAGCACCCTGGCCAGCGTGGAGCAGTCGCGGGTGGAACTGATCGGGAACGTCGCGCATGAGTTGCGCGCGCCGGTCGCGGCGGTGCGCGGGTACGTGGAGGCCGCGCAGGACGGCGTGATGGCGCATGACCAGGCCTTGAGCGCCATTCAACGGGAACTGGCGGGCCTGGAGCGCCTGGCGGGGGACCTGAGTCTGGTCAGCCGGGTGGAGGCCGGGCAGGTGGAGTTGACGCTGCAGGACGTGCTGGTGGCGGCGTTGCTCGCCCAGGTGCAGGACCGGTACGCGCTGGCGTTCGAGGACAAAGGCGTGACACTCCAGGTAGACGCAGGCCGGGCAGGACTGCAGGTGCGGGCGGATCCGGCGCGATCAGCGCAGATTCTCGCGAATCTGCTGAGCAACGCGCTGCGGCACACCGCGCCGGGCGGTGCGGTGCGGGTGGGCGCGCAGGACGCCGGCGGTGGGGTGCGCCTCGTGGTGCAGGACACCGGCACCGGCATCGCGCCCGAGCACCTGCACCGGGTGTTCGAGCGCTTCTTCCGGGCGGACGCGGCCCGCACGCGGGGCGAGGGCAGCGGGGTGGGCCTGACGGTCGCGCGGGGCCTGACGCGGGCGATGGGGGGCGAGTTGAGCGTAACCTCCACGCCCGGTGTGGGGAGCGTGTTTCAGGTGGAGTTGCCGGCCAGCAGGGACCGGCTGGACCCGCCCGCCTTTACAGAAACGTAA
- a CDS encoding DUF305 domain-containing protein, translating into MTTTRRTPKPAGLITLLTAGALLTGAALAQGMAGMDHSNMPGMGNASSAMKMDKMDLSALTKLEGKAFDRAFLSMMVPHHQMAVDMAKAALPVSKDATVKAWANAVIKDQTREITQMNTLLKSMGGVNTAMANQMKSSMSGMADMVKKSKTPDVAFVQGMLPHHASAIDMANLALQQGQDARVLSLAKTIITAQAKEMLDYRTWLKKRGL; encoded by the coding sequence ATGACGACCACACGACGCACTCCCAAACCTGCTGGCCTGATCACCCTCCTGACGGCAGGAGCCCTGCTGACCGGCGCGGCCCTTGCCCAGGGCATGGCCGGGATGGACCACAGCAATATGCCGGGCATGGGCAACGCGTCCAGCGCCATGAAGATGGACAAAATGGACCTGAGCGCCCTGACCAAACTCGAGGGAAAAGCCTTTGACCGCGCGTTCCTGAGCATGATGGTGCCCCATCACCAGATGGCGGTGGATATGGCCAAGGCCGCGCTCCCGGTGAGCAAGGACGCCACCGTGAAAGCCTGGGCGAACGCCGTGATCAAGGATCAGACCCGCGAGATTACCCAGATGAACACCCTCCTCAAAAGCATGGGCGGTGTGAACACCGCCATGGCCAACCAGATGAAAAGCAGCATGAGCGGCATGGCCGACATGGTGAAGAAGTCCAAGACCCCGGATGTGGCGTTCGTGCAGGGCATGCTGCCCCACCATGCGTCCGCCATCGACATGGCCAACCTCGCCTTGCAGCAGGGGCAGGACGCCCGTGTGCTGAGCCTTGCCAAAACCATCATCACGGCGCAGGCGAAAGAAATGCTCGACTACCGCACGTGGCTCAAGAAGCGCGGCCTGTAA